A genomic window from Primulina huaijiensis isolate GDHJ02 unplaced genomic scaffold, ASM1229523v2 scaffold6295, whole genome shotgun sequence includes:
- the LOC140970499 gene encoding 17.3 kDa class I heat shock protein-like: MSLIPSFFGNNRSSVFDPISMDVWDPFDGFPFNWSIANVSGPGQDISGFVNARIDWKETPEAHVFKADVPGLKKEEVKVEVEEGSVLQIRGERSNEKEEKNDKWHRVERSGGKFLRRFRLPENAKVGEIKAAMEDGVLTVTVPKEKAKKPEVKAVDISG; the protein is encoded by the coding sequence ATGTCTCTCATTCCTAGCTTTTTTGGCAACAACAGGAGCAGCGTCTTCGATCCAATCTCGATGGATGTGTGGGATCCTTTCGATGGTTTCCCTTTTAACTGGTCGATAGCGAATGTAAGCGGCCCGGGCCAAGATATCTCGGGATTCGTCAATGCTCGCATCGACTGGAAAGAGACTCCGGAGGCCCATGTGTTCAAGGCGGATGTACCGGGGCTGAAGAAGGAAGAGGTGAAGGTGGAGGTGGAAGAAGGAAGTGTGCTTCAGATCAGGGGAGAGAGGAGCAACGAAAAAGAGGAGAAGAACGACAAGTGGCACCGCGTAGAGAGGAGCGGCGGGAAATTCCTGCGACGGTTCAGGCTGCCGGAGAATGCTAAGGTTGGTGAGATCAAGGCGGCGATGGAGGATGGAGTGCTGACTGTGACCGTACCCAAGGAAAAAGCGAAGAAGCCTGAGGTGAAGGCAGTTGACATTTCTGGTTAA
- the LOC140970517 gene encoding protein NEDD1 isoform X2 — protein sequence MNSSGSVKLLLAASGGDTVKLFDISVEPQNPCLLTHSPSPTFRVNSVKWNHNNLVLATAGEDSKISLWRKNGQSLWTVGETVEPSESISTISFSNKGSRYLCSGGTGQVVRIWDLQNNKCVRRLKGHCDTITGVMYNCKDEHIASVSRNGDLILHNLASSTKAAELRDPNGQVLGSLDYSRTSRHLLVTAGDDGSIHLWDTTGRTPKLSWLRQHSAPTSGVSFSPSNDKIIASVGLDMKLYTFDSGSKKPASCIPYEAPFSSLAFTDDGLTLAAGTSTGQVVFYDVRGKPQPITVLRAYGSSEAVTNLCWQRSKSVSVNESTCTNETVLLAGDVGDSILMPDPLPSRASSFHSMSTSNAPSLSSSEETPLRSSVVTVGSLARLHAPRNYNFKDDMDVFSPLVEIQPVTPSLDKLWDKHDGTKKDLDKKTSFLFPSRRYGFSEEGANDNHRIFDWKSNLASKQVTSTPTSTLADDTSSITPPEAWGGERLADKFIHHRQSINLPSRFSILTSSSSTPGLTSGSQDTLLTNHSTNSLTSGLSLANLRVRETSSQDPSGSSEAVLSPLGTKSNTVHPNLDTLGPALSLPKRFSSYAERIGASPSFSDASSFSVASPKTKKTGAETREELLSSLLSRSEMPSASGTDVLATSKDGMSQLQRTPLQSDMQPGASFTLQLFQRMLEETFTSFQKSIHEDTRNLHVEILRQFHMQEMETSRAMNSILQNQAEIMKELQSLRKETQMLYRLL from the exons ATGAATTCGTCGGGATCCGTGAAGTTGCTACTGGCGGCGAGCGGTGGCGACACCGTTAAACTATTCGACATCTCGGTGGAGCCTCAAAACCCTTGCCTTCTCACCCATTCTCCTTCTCCGACCTTCCGCGTGAATTCGGTTAAGTGGAATCACAACA ATTTGGTTTTGGCGACTGCAGGAGAGGATAGTAAAATATCACTGTGGAGGAAAAATGGACAAAGCTTGTGGACTGTTGGTGAAACTGTCGAg CCATCAGAGTCCATTTCAACTATCAGCTTTAGCAACAAAGGATCTCGCTATCTTTGCTCTGGTGGAACTGGTCAAGTTGTTAGAatatgggatttacagaacaACAAATGTGTCAGACGGCTGAAAGGCCATTGTGACACTATAACAGGGGTGATGTACAACTGCAAAGATGAACATATAGCTTCCGTTAGTCGTAATGGAGATCTCATACTTCATAACCTCGCTTCTAGCACAAAAGCTGCCGAACTCAGGGACCCAAATGGAcag GTTTTGGGCTCGCTTGATTATTCTAGGACGAGCAGGCACCTTTTGGTCACAGCTGGTGATGATGGTTCCATCCACCTGTGGGACACAACTGGCCGCACCCCAAAG CTTTCTTGGTTGAGGCAACATTCTGCACCAACTTCGGGAGTTAGTTTTTCACCATCCAATGACAAG ATAATTGCCAGTGTTGGTCTAGATATGAAATTGTACACTTTTGACTCCGGTTCCAAGAAGCCAGCTTCTTGCATCCCTTACGAAGCACCTTTTTCTTCCCTGGCATTCACAGACGATGGCTTAACCTTGGCGGCCGGTACAAGCACTGGTCAGGTTGTATTCTATGATGTCCGTGGAAAGCCACAGCCAATAACTGTTCTTCGTGCATATGGGAGTTCTGAG GCTGTTACGAATCTATGCTGGCAGAGGTCAAAATCTGTTAGCGTCAATGAAAGCACTTGTACAAATGAAACTGTTCTTCTGGCCGGTGATGTTGGGGACTCAATCCTTATGCCTGACCCACTTCCTTCTAGGGCATCATCATTCCATTCCATGTCCACATCAAATGCGCCTAGCTTATCTTCTTCGGAGGAAACACCTCTTCGAAGCAGCGTTGTCACAGTTGGATCTTTGGCTAGATTGCATGCACCTCgaaattataatttcaaagatGATATGGACGTGTTTTCTCCTCTAGTGGAAATTCAACCAGTTACACCTTCACTTGATAAATTGTGGGACAAGCACGATGGTACAAAGAaagatttggataaaaaaaCGTCTTTTCTATTTCCTTCTAGGAGGTATGGTTTTTCGGAGGAAGGGGCCAATGATAACCATCGAATTTTTGATTGGAAATCTAACTTGGCATCCAAACAG GTGACATCGACCCCGACATCTACTCTTGCTGATGACACTTCTTCCATTACTCCACCTGAAGCTTGGGGCGGCGAGAGATTAGCAGACAAATTTATTCACCATCGTCAATCTATCAACTTGCCTTCTCGCTTTTCAATACTGACTTCCAGTAGCTCAACACCAGGATTAACGTCTGGATCACAAGATACTCTTCTCACAAATCACAGTACAAACAGCTTAACATCAGGCTTGAGCCTGGCCAATTTACGTGTCAGAGAGACCTCCAGTCAAGATCCTTCTGGATCTTCTGAAGCTGTTCTCTCTCCTTTAGGTACAAAAAGCAATACAGTGCACCCTAACCTTGACACTCTTGGTCCCGCTTTGTCTCTTCCTAAAAGATTCTCCAGTTATGCCGAGAGAATAGGTGCTTCACCATCTTTCAGTGATGCATCTTCCTTTTCAGTGGCTTCGCCAAAAACGAAGAAAACTGGAGCAGAAACTAGGGAAGAACTTCTCAGCAGCCTGTTGTCGAGGTCTGAGATGCCATCTGCCTCAGGGACTGATGTTCTTGCAACTTCAAAA GATGGGATGTCACAGTTGCAGAGAACTCCTTTGCAATCTGACATGCAGCCAGGAGCCTCTTTTACTCTTCAGCTCTTTCAACGCATGCTTGAAGAAACATTCACATCGTTTCAGAAATCTATTCATGAAGACACGCGAAATCTTCATGTAGAAATACTACGGCAATTCCATATGCAGGAG ATGGAGACATCAAGGGCCATGAACTCGATCTTGCAAAATCAGGCAGAGATAATGAAAGAACTCCAATCACTTCGAAAGGAAACACAGATGCTTTATCGGTTACTGTGA
- the LOC140970517 gene encoding protein NEDD1 isoform X1 — translation MNSSGSVKLLLAASGGDTVKLFDISVEPQNPCLLTHSPSPTFRVNSVKWNHNNLVLATAGEDSKISLWRKNGQSLWTVGETVEPSESISTISFSNKGSRYLCSGGTGQVVRIWDLQNNKCVRRLKGHCDTITGVMYNCKDEHIASVSRNGDLILHNLASSTKAAELRDPNGQVLGSLDYSRTSRHLLVTAGDDGSIHLWDTTGRTPKLSWLRQHSAPTSGVSFSPSNDKIIASVGLDMKLYTFDSGSKKPASCIPYEAPFSSLAFTDDGLTLAAGTSTGQVVFYDVRGKPQPITVLRAYGSSEAVTNLCWQRSKSVSVNESTCTNETVLLAGDVGDSILMPDPLPSRASSFHSMSTSNAPSLSSSEETPLRSSVVTVGSLARLHAPRNYNFKDDMDVFSPLVEIQPVTPSLDKLWDKHDGTKKDLDKKTSFLFPSRRYGFSEEGANDNHRIFDWKSNLASKQDDVCSTFSQVTSTPTSTLADDTSSITPPEAWGGERLADKFIHHRQSINLPSRFSILTSSSSTPGLTSGSQDTLLTNHSTNSLTSGLSLANLRVRETSSQDPSGSSEAVLSPLGTKSNTVHPNLDTLGPALSLPKRFSSYAERIGASPSFSDASSFSVASPKTKKTGAETREELLSSLLSRSEMPSASGTDVLATSKDGMSQLQRTPLQSDMQPGASFTLQLFQRMLEETFTSFQKSIHEDTRNLHVEILRQFHMQEMETSRAMNSILQNQAEIMKELQSLRKETQMLYRLL, via the exons ATGAATTCGTCGGGATCCGTGAAGTTGCTACTGGCGGCGAGCGGTGGCGACACCGTTAAACTATTCGACATCTCGGTGGAGCCTCAAAACCCTTGCCTTCTCACCCATTCTCCTTCTCCGACCTTCCGCGTGAATTCGGTTAAGTGGAATCACAACA ATTTGGTTTTGGCGACTGCAGGAGAGGATAGTAAAATATCACTGTGGAGGAAAAATGGACAAAGCTTGTGGACTGTTGGTGAAACTGTCGAg CCATCAGAGTCCATTTCAACTATCAGCTTTAGCAACAAAGGATCTCGCTATCTTTGCTCTGGTGGAACTGGTCAAGTTGTTAGAatatgggatttacagaacaACAAATGTGTCAGACGGCTGAAAGGCCATTGTGACACTATAACAGGGGTGATGTACAACTGCAAAGATGAACATATAGCTTCCGTTAGTCGTAATGGAGATCTCATACTTCATAACCTCGCTTCTAGCACAAAAGCTGCCGAACTCAGGGACCCAAATGGAcag GTTTTGGGCTCGCTTGATTATTCTAGGACGAGCAGGCACCTTTTGGTCACAGCTGGTGATGATGGTTCCATCCACCTGTGGGACACAACTGGCCGCACCCCAAAG CTTTCTTGGTTGAGGCAACATTCTGCACCAACTTCGGGAGTTAGTTTTTCACCATCCAATGACAAG ATAATTGCCAGTGTTGGTCTAGATATGAAATTGTACACTTTTGACTCCGGTTCCAAGAAGCCAGCTTCTTGCATCCCTTACGAAGCACCTTTTTCTTCCCTGGCATTCACAGACGATGGCTTAACCTTGGCGGCCGGTACAAGCACTGGTCAGGTTGTATTCTATGATGTCCGTGGAAAGCCACAGCCAATAACTGTTCTTCGTGCATATGGGAGTTCTGAG GCTGTTACGAATCTATGCTGGCAGAGGTCAAAATCTGTTAGCGTCAATGAAAGCACTTGTACAAATGAAACTGTTCTTCTGGCCGGTGATGTTGGGGACTCAATCCTTATGCCTGACCCACTTCCTTCTAGGGCATCATCATTCCATTCCATGTCCACATCAAATGCGCCTAGCTTATCTTCTTCGGAGGAAACACCTCTTCGAAGCAGCGTTGTCACAGTTGGATCTTTGGCTAGATTGCATGCACCTCgaaattataatttcaaagatGATATGGACGTGTTTTCTCCTCTAGTGGAAATTCAACCAGTTACACCTTCACTTGATAAATTGTGGGACAAGCACGATGGTACAAAGAaagatttggataaaaaaaCGTCTTTTCTATTTCCTTCTAGGAGGTATGGTTTTTCGGAGGAAGGGGCCAATGATAACCATCGAATTTTTGATTGGAAATCTAACTTGGCATCCAAACAG GATGACGTCTGTTCTACTTTCTCACAGGTGACATCGACCCCGACATCTACTCTTGCTGATGACACTTCTTCCATTACTCCACCTGAAGCTTGGGGCGGCGAGAGATTAGCAGACAAATTTATTCACCATCGTCAATCTATCAACTTGCCTTCTCGCTTTTCAATACTGACTTCCAGTAGCTCAACACCAGGATTAACGTCTGGATCACAAGATACTCTTCTCACAAATCACAGTACAAACAGCTTAACATCAGGCTTGAGCCTGGCCAATTTACGTGTCAGAGAGACCTCCAGTCAAGATCCTTCTGGATCTTCTGAAGCTGTTCTCTCTCCTTTAGGTACAAAAAGCAATACAGTGCACCCTAACCTTGACACTCTTGGTCCCGCTTTGTCTCTTCCTAAAAGATTCTCCAGTTATGCCGAGAGAATAGGTGCTTCACCATCTTTCAGTGATGCATCTTCCTTTTCAGTGGCTTCGCCAAAAACGAAGAAAACTGGAGCAGAAACTAGGGAAGAACTTCTCAGCAGCCTGTTGTCGAGGTCTGAGATGCCATCTGCCTCAGGGACTGATGTTCTTGCAACTTCAAAA GATGGGATGTCACAGTTGCAGAGAACTCCTTTGCAATCTGACATGCAGCCAGGAGCCTCTTTTACTCTTCAGCTCTTTCAACGCATGCTTGAAGAAACATTCACATCGTTTCAGAAATCTATTCATGAAGACACGCGAAATCTTCATGTAGAAATACTACGGCAATTCCATATGCAGGAG ATGGAGACATCAAGGGCCATGAACTCGATCTTGCAAAATCAGGCAGAGATAATGAAAGAACTCCAATCACTTCGAAAGGAAACACAGATGCTTTATCGGTTACTGTGA
- the LOC140970498 gene encoding uncharacterized protein, translating into MSRLWSRFTALFSSRTFSGMDKSGNRYYARNEEIDGFMKEKRWVEFKGEHDPTSIPVEWICWLNGQRKRAPTPEEMTELEARRERVRLSVALLKKEEEERKAKEGKTTSIGKAAGPDLKSFIRQFPSDSEEIKTGNKIKEGPDSPDAPRSSEPTGTGESFRPGTWKP; encoded by the exons ATGTCTAGACTGTGGTCGAGGTTCACAGCGCTATTCAGCAGCAGAACATTTTCTGGAATGGATAAGTCGGGGAATAGGTATTACGCTAGAAATGAAGAAATCGATGGTTTTA TGAAGGAGAAACGATGGGTAGAGTTTAAAGGAGAGCACGATCCAACCTCTATTCCTG TTGAATGGATATGCTGGCTGAATGGACAGCGCAAAAGAGCTCCAACTCCGGAG GAAATGACTGAACTGGAGGCAAGAAGAGAACGTGTTAGACTCAGTGTTGCTC TTCTAAAGAAGGAAGAAGAGGAACGAAAAGCTAAAGAAGGAAAAACCACAAGCATCG GAAAAGCTGCGGGACCAGATTTAAAAAGCTTTATCCGGCAATTTCCTTCTGATTCAGAAG AAATAAAAACGGGTAATAAAATCAAAGAAGGACCTGATTCCCCGGATGCCCCAAG GTCTTCAGAGCCGACAGGAACTGGTGAATCGTTCAGACCTGGGACATGGAAACCATGA
- the LOC140970497 gene encoding rop guanine nucleotide exchange factor 5-like, which translates to MEGVTESIKKKKGSDNSLLDHLCWPMRRAAESLKNNAFEGKHKLNTNVDGGVDYCKSKNQRSKLSELEVMKERFAKLLLGEDMSGSGQGMVSPALAISNAITNLYATVFGQLSRLEPLQSEKKAMWEREIEWLICVGDHIVELTPSCQTLPDGTMVEVMTCHQRSDLFLNLPALRKLDNMLLEMLNGFTNTEFWYVDKGKIAPEANGAVSFQKAIQREEDKWWLPVPRVPHGGLPEDTRKQLNHRRECANQIHKAAMTINSIALAEMEVPESYTETLPKNGRACLGDVIYRCITSEHFSSECLLDCIDLSTEHAALDTTNRVEAAINLWKKRATNVSPAKSSWEIVKELVIDGGDKTHLLAERAESLLLCLRQRFPCLSQTDLDVSKIQCNKDVGKSILESYSRVLESLAFKIVARINDLLYVDDISKHSDKTSMIGHRKVLVPYSVPISSSPYRTAFTTPNFSPERSERSPHFGGYGSKPSPRRGLGVRRVLANDLELEGGVKGKELR; encoded by the exons ATGGAAGGTGTAACCGAGAGTATCAAGAAGAAGAAAGGATCTGATAACTCTTTGTTAGATCATCTGTGCTGGCCTATGAGAAGAGCAGCAGAGTCCTTGAAAAACAACGCATTTGAAGGGAAACACAAGCTTAATACTAATGTTGATGGTGGTGTTGATTATTGTAAGTCAAAGAATCAAAGATCAAAACTCTCAG AATTGGAGGTGATGAAAGAGAGGTTTGCAAAACTTTTACTTGGTGAAGACATGTCTGGAAGTGGCCAAGGGATGGTTTCCCCAGCCCTGGCTATTTCAAATGCCATCACCAATCTTTACG CTACTGTATTTGGGCAACTGTCGAGATTGGAACCCCTACAATCTGAGAAGAAAGCAATGTGGGAAAGAGAGATTGAATGGCTTATTTGTGTGGGTGATCATATAGTAGAACTAACACCATCTTGCCAAACATTACCTGATGGAACTATGGTTGAG GTTATGACTTGTCACCAAAGATCAGATCTTTTTCTTAATCTCCCAGCTCTTCGAAAACTTGACAACATGCTGCTA GAAATGCTAAACGGATTCACCAATACAGAATTTTGGTATGTTGATAAAGGTAAAATAGCACCAGAGGCCAATGGTGCAGTTTCTTTTCAGAAAGCCATTCAACGAGAAGAGGATAAATGGTGGCTGCCTGTGCCACGCGTCCCCCATGGCGGTCTCCCTGAAGACACGAGAAAGCAATTAAATCATAGGCGTGAATGTGCAAATCAGATTCATAAAGCTGCAATGACTATTAACAGCATTGCCTTAGCTGAGATGGAAGTTCCAGAATCATACACAGAAACTCTTCCAAAG AATGGGAGAGCCTGTCTGGGGGATGTCATATACCGTTGCATCACTTCCGAACATTTCTCCTCGGAATGCTTGCTTGATTGCATCGATCTGTCAACTGAACATGCAGCTTTAGACACAACAAATAGAGTGGAGGCAGCAATCAACTTATGGAAAAAACGAGCCACAAACGTTTCCCCTGCTAAATCCTCTTGGGAGATTGTTAAAGAGCTAGTGATAGATGGAGGAGACAAGACCCATTTGCTTGCTGAAAGAGCTGAAAGCCTTCTTCTATGTTTGAGACAACGGTTCCCGTGTCTTTCACAAACTGACTTAGATGTCAGCAAAATACAGTGCAACAAG GATGTAGGGAAGTCCATTTTAGAGAGCTACTCAAGGGTTTTAGAGAGTCTGGCATTCAAAATTGTGGCACGTATCAATGATCTACTCTACGTAGATGATATAAGCAAACATTCAGACAAAACCAGCATGATTGGCCACAGAAAGGTTTTAGTCCCATATTCAGTGCCCATTTCGAGCTCTCCCTACCGTACAGCATTCACAACACCGAACTTTTCACCTGAGAGAAGCGAGAGGAGTCCACATTTTGGTGGCTATGGCAGCAAACCATCCCCACGCCGTGGATTAGGGGTGAGAAGGGTACTCGCAAATGACCTTGAACTCGAAGGTGGAGTAAAGGGTAAAGAATTGAGGTGA